The following proteins are co-located in the Sebastes umbrosus isolate fSebUmb1 chromosome 24, fSebUmb1.pri, whole genome shotgun sequence genome:
- the LOC119483513 gene encoding cyclin-dependent kinase 12-like isoform X1: MPYNLRSRLVRTPERPSNKRKLVSHIVDHNQDTLDNRSGGNQRATKRKSDESHERAIKTSRKSQCPSEGFRPSFSRGTFNSTEDAGTSTPACASISSKSEEKKGRKRRFEDTEEYGKRKRTFLSPSEGTSYQATTETIPDGIPEATPETSFRSGSDTFISTDSEEKKGRKRKSDDTGDYGKRRKTPLSSGTDTSYQSTTETTTEATPDTTSSDEFDTFFSENSRGTFYSTGDAGKSEPASTKSEEKKGRKRKSEETETSGERKRTFLRPGEGTSYQATTETALEAIPEDTFFSEDSGEIFYSSEDAVLRRPASTDSEEKKSRKRKSEDTGDYGKRSRTSLIPDAGTSYPWYQAPLRYLSNPFPFLFNLFFPSNSEAIPETIPETIPETSFSYRSDTFSEDSGETFYTAENAVPRIPTSTDSEEKKSRKRKYKDTKIYRKRRKTPLRSGEGCSYQATTEAIPETSSSDSDTSFPEATLFHNRADFEAKYEEEEILGEGGFGAVFAGIRKDDHLPVAIKRIRRFLCTTVDLEGEMTSIPTEVALLLHLKPAAAGTSAVVSLLDWYNLGNELILVLERPAPCMDLYDYLVSIQLSIQEDIGRIITKQLVEGLQEVQSRGVFHRDIKMENILIETGSDVPRVRIIDFGCGAFLTEERYTNNKGTPIYTTPEFIRRGWSTPEATTVWQLGVVLFEMLHDGAPPFRSPREIIKTVPDIRDTLSYNCQDFLARCMDKSPEARPTLETLKQHPWLV, encoded by the exons ATGCCTTACAATTTGAGATCAAGATTAGTAAGGACTCCTGAGCGTCCGTCCAACAAGAGAAAACTGG TCTCTCATATAGTAGATCACAACCAGGACACGCTGGACAACAGGTCAGGTGGAAACCAGAGGGCCACCAAGAGAAAGTCTGACGAGAGCCATGAAAGAGCCATCAAGACGAGTAGGAAAAGTCAATGTCCCTCCGAGGGCTTCAGACCGTCATTCAGCAGAG gAACCTTTAACTCCACTGAGGATGCTGGGACATCGACACCCGCCTGCGCCAGCATTAGCTCCAAATCTGAGGAGAAGAAGGGCAGGAAGAGGAGGTTCGAGGACACAGAAGAATACGGGAAGAGGAAAAGAACGTTCCTGAGTCCCAGTGAGGGCACCAGCTACCAGGCCACCACTGAGACCATCCCTGACGGCATCCCTGAGGCCACTCCTGAAACCTCCTTCAGATCTGGATCTGACACCTTCATCAGCACCGACTCTGAGGAGAAGAAgggcaggaagaggaagtctgACGACACAGGAGACTACGGGAAGAGAAGAAAAACGCCCCTCAGTTCCGGTACGGAcaccagctaccagtccaccaCTGAGACCACCACTGAGGCCACCCCTGACACCACCTCCAGTGATGAATTTGACACCTTCTTctcagaaaacagcagag GAACCTTTTACTCCACTGGGGATGCTGGGAAATCGGAACCCGCCAGCACCAAATCTGAGGAGAAGAAgggcaggaagaggaagtctgAGGAAACAGAAACATCCGGGGAGAGGAAAAGAACGTTCCTACGTCCCGGTGAGGGCACCAGCTACCAGGCCACCACTGAGACCGCCCTTGAGGCCATCCCTGAGGACACCTTCTTCTCAGAAGACAGCGGTG AAATCTTTTACTCCTCTGAGGATGCTGTGTTACGGAGACCCGCCAGCACTGActctgaggagaagaagagcaggaagaggaagtctgAGGACACAGGAGACTACGGGAAGAGGAGTAGAACGTCCCTCATTCCCGATGCTGGCACCAGCTACCCCTGGTACCAGGCGCCCCTGCGCTACCTCTCTAAcccatttccttttctttttaatctcttttttcCATCCAACTCTGAGGCCATCCCTGAGACCATTCCTGAGACCATCCCTGAGACCTCCTTCAGTTACCGATCTGACACCTTCTCAGAAGACAGCGGAG aaaccTTTTACACCGCTGAGAATGCTGTGCCACGGATACCCACCAGCACAGActctgaggagaagaagagcaggaagaggaagtaTAAGGACACAAAAATAtacaggaagaggagaaaaacgCCCCTCAGGTCCGGTGAGGGCTGCAGCTACCAGGCCACTACTGAGGCCATCCCTGAGACCAGCAGTAGCGACTCTGACACCAGCTTCCCAGAAGCCACTCTGTTTCACAACAGAG CTGACTTTGAGGCGAAATATGAAGAAGAGGAAATTCTGGGTGAAGGAGGCTTCGGAGCAGTCTTTGCTGGCATCCGCAAAGACGACCATCTGCCT GTGGCCATAAAGCGTATCCGCCGGTTTCTTTGCACAACAGTG GATCTGGAAGGGGAAATGACATCGATCCCTACAGAGGTggcgctgctgctgcacctcaaaccagcagcagcaggaaccaGTGCCGTGGTGAGCCTGCTGGACTGGTACAATCTGGGCAATGAGCTGATTCTCGTCCTAGAGAGACCCGCCCCCTGCATGGATCTCTATGACTATTTGGTGTCCATACAGTTATCAATACAGGAGGACATAGGCCGG ATCATAACAAAACAACTGGTGGAAGGTCTCCAAGAGGTCCAATCCAGAGGTGTTTTCCACAGGGACATCAAGATGGAAAACATCCTCATCGAAACCGGCTCTGATGTCCCACGTGTCAGGATCATTGACTTTGGCTGCGGCGCATTTCTGACAGAGGAGAGGTACACTAATAATAAAG GTACCCCTATATACACCACTCCTGAGTTTATCCGGCGTGGGTGGTCCACGCCTGAAGCTACCACTGTGTGGCAGC
- the LOC119483513 gene encoding cyclin-dependent kinase 12-like isoform X2 translates to MPYNLRSRLVRTPERPSNKRKLVSHIVDHNQDTLDNRSGGNQRATKRKSDESHERAIKTSRKSQCPSEGFRPSFSRGTFNSTEDAGTSTPACASISSKSEEKKGRKRRFEDTEEYGKRKRTFLSPSEGTSYQATTETIPDGIPETTTEATPDTTSSDEFDTFFSENSRGTFYSTGDAGKSEPASTKSEEKKGRKRKSEETETSGERKRTFLRPGEGTSYQATTETALEAIPEDTFFSEDSGEIFYSSEDAVLRRPASTDSEEKKSRKRKSEDTGDYGKRSRTSLIPDAGTSYPWYQAPLRYLSNPFPFLFNLFFPSNSEAIPETIPETIPETSFSYRSDTFSEDSGETFYTAENAVPRIPTSTDSEEKKSRKRKYKDTKIYRKRRKTPLRSGEGCSYQATTEAIPETSSSDSDTSFPEATLFHNRADFEAKYEEEEILGEGGFGAVFAGIRKDDHLPVAIKRIRRFLCTTVDLEGEMTSIPTEVALLLHLKPAAAGTSAVVSLLDWYNLGNELILVLERPAPCMDLYDYLVSIQLSIQEDIGRIITKQLVEGLQEVQSRGVFHRDIKMENILIETGSDVPRVRIIDFGCGAFLTEERYTNNKGTPIYTTPEFIRRGWSTPEATTVWQLGVVLFEMLHDGAPPFRSPREIIKTVPDIRDTLSYNCQDFLARCMDKSPEARPTLETLKQHPWLV, encoded by the exons ATGCCTTACAATTTGAGATCAAGATTAGTAAGGACTCCTGAGCGTCCGTCCAACAAGAGAAAACTGG TCTCTCATATAGTAGATCACAACCAGGACACGCTGGACAACAGGTCAGGTGGAAACCAGAGGGCCACCAAGAGAAAGTCTGACGAGAGCCATGAAAGAGCCATCAAGACGAGTAGGAAAAGTCAATGTCCCTCCGAGGGCTTCAGACCGTCATTCAGCAGAG gAACCTTTAACTCCACTGAGGATGCTGGGACATCGACACCCGCCTGCGCCAGCATTAGCTCCAAATCTGAGGAGAAGAAGGGCAGGAAGAGGAGGTTCGAGGACACAGAAGAATACGGGAAGAGGAAAAGAACGTTCCTGAGTCCCAGTGAGGGCACCAGCTACCAGGCCACCACTGAGACCATCCCTGACGGCATCCCTGAG ACCACCACTGAGGCCACCCCTGACACCACCTCCAGTGATGAATTTGACACCTTCTTctcagaaaacagcagag GAACCTTTTACTCCACTGGGGATGCTGGGAAATCGGAACCCGCCAGCACCAAATCTGAGGAGAAGAAgggcaggaagaggaagtctgAGGAAACAGAAACATCCGGGGAGAGGAAAAGAACGTTCCTACGTCCCGGTGAGGGCACCAGCTACCAGGCCACCACTGAGACCGCCCTTGAGGCCATCCCTGAGGACACCTTCTTCTCAGAAGACAGCGGTG AAATCTTTTACTCCTCTGAGGATGCTGTGTTACGGAGACCCGCCAGCACTGActctgaggagaagaagagcaggaagaggaagtctgAGGACACAGGAGACTACGGGAAGAGGAGTAGAACGTCCCTCATTCCCGATGCTGGCACCAGCTACCCCTGGTACCAGGCGCCCCTGCGCTACCTCTCTAAcccatttccttttctttttaatctcttttttcCATCCAACTCTGAGGCCATCCCTGAGACCATTCCTGAGACCATCCCTGAGACCTCCTTCAGTTACCGATCTGACACCTTCTCAGAAGACAGCGGAG aaaccTTTTACACCGCTGAGAATGCTGTGCCACGGATACCCACCAGCACAGActctgaggagaagaagagcaggaagaggaagtaTAAGGACACAAAAATAtacaggaagaggagaaaaacgCCCCTCAGGTCCGGTGAGGGCTGCAGCTACCAGGCCACTACTGAGGCCATCCCTGAGACCAGCAGTAGCGACTCTGACACCAGCTTCCCAGAAGCCACTCTGTTTCACAACAGAG CTGACTTTGAGGCGAAATATGAAGAAGAGGAAATTCTGGGTGAAGGAGGCTTCGGAGCAGTCTTTGCTGGCATCCGCAAAGACGACCATCTGCCT GTGGCCATAAAGCGTATCCGCCGGTTTCTTTGCACAACAGTG GATCTGGAAGGGGAAATGACATCGATCCCTACAGAGGTggcgctgctgctgcacctcaaaccagcagcagcaggaaccaGTGCCGTGGTGAGCCTGCTGGACTGGTACAATCTGGGCAATGAGCTGATTCTCGTCCTAGAGAGACCCGCCCCCTGCATGGATCTCTATGACTATTTGGTGTCCATACAGTTATCAATACAGGAGGACATAGGCCGG ATCATAACAAAACAACTGGTGGAAGGTCTCCAAGAGGTCCAATCCAGAGGTGTTTTCCACAGGGACATCAAGATGGAAAACATCCTCATCGAAACCGGCTCTGATGTCCCACGTGTCAGGATCATTGACTTTGGCTGCGGCGCATTTCTGACAGAGGAGAGGTACACTAATAATAAAG GTACCCCTATATACACCACTCCTGAGTTTATCCGGCGTGGGTGGTCCACGCCTGAAGCTACCACTGTGTGGCAGC
- the LOC119483513 gene encoding probable myosin light chain kinase DDB_G0279831 isoform X3, whose translation MPYNLRSRLVRTPERPSNKRKLVSHIVDHNQDTLDNRSGGNQRATKRKSDESHERAIKTSRKSQCPSEGFRPSFSRGTFNSTEDAGTSTPACASISSKSEEKKGRKRRFEDTEEYGKRKRTFLSPSEGTSYQATTETIPDGIPEATPETSFRSGSDTFISTDSEEKKGRKRKSDDTGDYGKRRKTPLSSGTDTSYQSTTETTTEATPDTTSSDEFDTFFSENSREIFYSSEDAVLRRPASTDSEEKKSRKRKSEDTGDYGKRSRTSLIPDAGTSYPWYQAPLRYLSNPFPFLFNLFFPSNSEAIPETIPETIPETSFSYRSDTFSEDSGETFYTAENAVPRIPTSTDSEEKKSRKRKYKDTKIYRKRRKTPLRSGEGCSYQATTEAIPETSSSDSDTSFPEATLFHNRADFEAKYEEEEILGEGGFGAVFAGIRKDDHLPVAIKRIRRFLCTTVDLEGEMTSIPTEVALLLHLKPAAAGTSAVVSLLDWYNLGNELILVLERPAPCMDLYDYLVSIQLSIQEDIGRIITKQLVEGLQEVQSRGVFHRDIKMENILIETGSDVPRVRIIDFGCGAFLTEERYTNNKGTPIYTTPEFIRRGWSTPEATTVWQLGVVLFEMLHDGAPPFRSPREIIKTVPDIRDTLSYNCQDFLARCMDKSPEARPTLETLKQHPWLV comes from the exons ATGCCTTACAATTTGAGATCAAGATTAGTAAGGACTCCTGAGCGTCCGTCCAACAAGAGAAAACTGG TCTCTCATATAGTAGATCACAACCAGGACACGCTGGACAACAGGTCAGGTGGAAACCAGAGGGCCACCAAGAGAAAGTCTGACGAGAGCCATGAAAGAGCCATCAAGACGAGTAGGAAAAGTCAATGTCCCTCCGAGGGCTTCAGACCGTCATTCAGCAGAG gAACCTTTAACTCCACTGAGGATGCTGGGACATCGACACCCGCCTGCGCCAGCATTAGCTCCAAATCTGAGGAGAAGAAGGGCAGGAAGAGGAGGTTCGAGGACACAGAAGAATACGGGAAGAGGAAAAGAACGTTCCTGAGTCCCAGTGAGGGCACCAGCTACCAGGCCACCACTGAGACCATCCCTGACGGCATCCCTGAGGCCACTCCTGAAACCTCCTTCAGATCTGGATCTGACACCTTCATCAGCACCGACTCTGAGGAGAAGAAgggcaggaagaggaagtctgACGACACAGGAGACTACGGGAAGAGAAGAAAAACGCCCCTCAGTTCCGGTACGGAcaccagctaccagtccaccaCTGAGACCACCACTGAGGCCACCCCTGACACCACCTCCAGTGATGAATTTGACACCTTCTTctcagaaaacagcagag AAATCTTTTACTCCTCTGAGGATGCTGTGTTACGGAGACCCGCCAGCACTGActctgaggagaagaagagcaggaagaggaagtctgAGGACACAGGAGACTACGGGAAGAGGAGTAGAACGTCCCTCATTCCCGATGCTGGCACCAGCTACCCCTGGTACCAGGCGCCCCTGCGCTACCTCTCTAAcccatttccttttctttttaatctcttttttcCATCCAACTCTGAGGCCATCCCTGAGACCATTCCTGAGACCATCCCTGAGACCTCCTTCAGTTACCGATCTGACACCTTCTCAGAAGACAGCGGAG aaaccTTTTACACCGCTGAGAATGCTGTGCCACGGATACCCACCAGCACAGActctgaggagaagaagagcaggaagaggaagtaTAAGGACACAAAAATAtacaggaagaggagaaaaacgCCCCTCAGGTCCGGTGAGGGCTGCAGCTACCAGGCCACTACTGAGGCCATCCCTGAGACCAGCAGTAGCGACTCTGACACCAGCTTCCCAGAAGCCACTCTGTTTCACAACAGAG CTGACTTTGAGGCGAAATATGAAGAAGAGGAAATTCTGGGTGAAGGAGGCTTCGGAGCAGTCTTTGCTGGCATCCGCAAAGACGACCATCTGCCT GTGGCCATAAAGCGTATCCGCCGGTTTCTTTGCACAACAGTG GATCTGGAAGGGGAAATGACATCGATCCCTACAGAGGTggcgctgctgctgcacctcaaaccagcagcagcaggaaccaGTGCCGTGGTGAGCCTGCTGGACTGGTACAATCTGGGCAATGAGCTGATTCTCGTCCTAGAGAGACCCGCCCCCTGCATGGATCTCTATGACTATTTGGTGTCCATACAGTTATCAATACAGGAGGACATAGGCCGG ATCATAACAAAACAACTGGTGGAAGGTCTCCAAGAGGTCCAATCCAGAGGTGTTTTCCACAGGGACATCAAGATGGAAAACATCCTCATCGAAACCGGCTCTGATGTCCCACGTGTCAGGATCATTGACTTTGGCTGCGGCGCATTTCTGACAGAGGAGAGGTACACTAATAATAAAG GTACCCCTATATACACCACTCCTGAGTTTATCCGGCGTGGGTGGTCCACGCCTGAAGCTACCACTGTGTGGCAGC